One window of Pseudomonas sp. FP198 genomic DNA carries:
- a CDS encoding chemotaxis protein CheW produces the protein MSHSLTAFELLLQIDRRCRLLGADLPSQPTHRDSWSGIGFRLGEHWYVAPMGEVSEVLHEPRYTSLPGVKPWVRGVANLRGRLLPLMDLCGFFGHELSSVRKQRRVLVVDNEEVFAGLLVDEVLGLQHFAQGSLEPVAPGHLDGPESAFVQGGFPGDRQWQVFSPFAVTRSPGFMDVAV, from the coding sequence ATGAGCCACTCCCTGACCGCATTCGAACTGTTGCTTCAGATCGATCGGCGCTGTCGGCTGCTGGGCGCGGACCTGCCGTCCCAGCCAACCCATCGCGACAGTTGGAGCGGGATCGGCTTTCGCCTCGGCGAGCATTGGTACGTGGCGCCCATGGGCGAGGTCAGCGAAGTGCTGCACGAGCCGCGCTACACGTCGTTGCCCGGAGTCAAGCCATGGGTTCGCGGAGTGGCTAACCTGCGCGGGCGTTTATTGCCGCTGATGGACCTGTGCGGTTTTTTCGGTCACGAGCTGTCCAGTGTGCGCAAGCAGCGGCGGGTGCTGGTGGTCGATAACGAAGAAGTCTTCGCCGGCTTGCTGGTGGACGAAGTCCTCGGGCTGCAGCATTTCGCCCAGGGCAGCCTGGAACCGGTTGCGCCGGGCCACCTCGATGGTCCGGAATCGGCCTTCGTCCAGGGCGGTTTTCCTGGCGATCGGCAGTGGCAGGTGTTCAGCCCGTTTGCCGTGACACGTTCGCCAGGGTTCATGGATGTGGCGGTTTGA
- a CDS encoding methyl-accepting chemotaxis protein yields the protein MIKAKTGKPLEASRSRSQIIVLFVALIVFIMLLFANFAYLNTQSTYDKQYIGHAGELRVLSQRIAKNATEAAAGKAAAFKLLSDARNDFAQRWGYLKQGDPVTGLPPAPATLRPQMRAVQLDWERLLKNTDAILSSEQTVLSLHQVAATLAETVPQLQVEYEKVVEILLQRGAPASQVAMAQRQSLLAERILGAVNTVLAGDENASQAADTFGRDAARFGQVLNGMLQGDPTLKIPQVQDRDARARLTEISELFEFVSGSVDEILETSPELFKVRESAGNIFNLSQTLLDEASHLATAFENLAGGRSVNSIGGYVLGLLALMSIILIGLVMVRETNRQLRETAEKNERNQNAIMRLLDEIEDLADGDLTVTASVTEDFTGTIADSINYSVDQLRDLVATINLTAGQVAAAVQETQATAMHLAQASEHQAQQISEASTSINEMAQSIDQVSANAAESSAVAERSVEIANKGNEVVHNTIHGMDNIREQIQDTAKRIKRLGESSQEIGDIVSLIDDIADQTNILALNAAIQASMAGDAGRGFAVVADEVQRLAERSSAATRQIETLVRAIQADTNEAVISMEQTTTEVVRGARLAQDAGVALEEIEGVSKTLAALIQSISNAAQQQTTSAGQISLTMNVIQQITSQTSSGSTATAESIGNLAKMASQLRRSVSGFTLPAAPVADEDKV from the coding sequence ATGATCAAAGCAAAAACAGGCAAGCCTCTGGAAGCGTCGCGCAGTCGGTCGCAGATCATCGTGCTGTTCGTCGCGTTGATTGTCTTCATCATGCTGTTGTTCGCCAACTTCGCGTACCTCAACACCCAGTCCACCTATGACAAACAGTACATCGGCCACGCCGGTGAGCTGCGGGTGCTGTCACAGCGCATTGCCAAGAACGCCACCGAAGCCGCGGCTGGCAAGGCCGCCGCGTTCAAGTTGCTGAGTGATGCGCGCAACGATTTTGCCCAGCGTTGGGGGTACCTGAAGCAAGGCGACCCGGTGACCGGCCTGCCTCCGGCGCCCGCCACCCTGCGCCCGCAGATGCGCGCGGTACAGCTGGACTGGGAGCGCTTGCTGAAGAACACCGATGCGATTCTTTCCAGTGAGCAGACCGTCCTGTCGCTGCACCAGGTTGCCGCGACCCTCGCCGAAACCGTGCCGCAACTGCAGGTCGAATACGAAAAAGTCGTCGAAATCCTCTTGCAGCGAGGCGCCCCGGCTTCACAGGTGGCCATGGCCCAGCGCCAATCATTGCTGGCCGAGCGGATTCTCGGCGCGGTGAATACCGTATTGGCCGGCGACGAGAACGCCAGCCAGGCTGCCGACACCTTCGGCCGTGACGCCGCGCGTTTCGGCCAGGTGCTCAATGGCATGCTGCAAGGCGACCCGACCTTGAAGATCCCCCAGGTCCAGGATCGTGACGCCCGGGCGCGCCTGACGGAAATCAGCGAGTTGTTCGAATTCGTCTCGGGCTCGGTGGACGAAATCCTCGAGACCTCCCCGGAGCTGTTCAAGGTCCGCGAGTCGGCGGGCAACATCTTCAACCTGTCGCAGACCCTGCTCGACGAAGCCTCTCACCTGGCCACAGCGTTCGAGAACCTGGCCGGCGGCCGTTCCGTCAACAGCATCGGCGGATATGTGCTGGGCCTGCTGGCACTGATGTCGATCATCCTCATCGGCCTGGTGATGGTGCGTGAAACCAACCGCCAATTACGCGAAACCGCGGAAAAGAACGAGCGCAACCAGAACGCGATCATGCGCCTGCTGGATGAAATCGAAGACCTGGCCGATGGCGACCTGACCGTTACTGCCTCGGTCACCGAGGACTTCACCGGGACCATCGCCGACTCCATCAACTATTCGGTGGATCAATTGCGCGATCTGGTGGCGACCATCAACCTCACGGCCGGCCAGGTGGCCGCCGCCGTGCAGGAAACCCAGGCCACGGCGATGCACCTGGCCCAGGCATCGGAACACCAGGCCCAGCAAATTTCCGAAGCTTCGACTTCAATCAATGAAATGGCCCAGTCCATCGACCAGGTATCGGCCAACGCGGCCGAGTCGTCGGCGGTGGCCGAGCGCTCGGTAGAAATCGCCAACAAGGGCAACGAGGTGGTGCACAACACCATTCATGGCATGGACAACATTCGCGAGCAGATCCAGGACACCGCCAAGCGCATCAAGCGCCTCGGTGAGTCGTCACAGGAAATCGGCGACATTGTCAGCCTGATCGATGACATCGCCGACCAGACCAACATCCTTGCGCTCAACGCGGCGATCCAGGCGTCCATGGCGGGTGATGCCGGTCGGGGTTTTGCGGTGGTGGCCGACGAAGTGCAGCGCTTGGCGGAGCGCTCCTCGGCGGCTACCCGGCAGATCGAGACACTGGTGCGGGCGATCCAGGCCGACACCAACGAAGCGGTGATCTCCATGGAGCAGACCACCACCGAGGTGGTGCGCGGTGCCCGACTGGCCCAGGATGCCGGCGTCGCCCTGGAGGAAATCGAGGGCGTTTCCAAGACCCTGGCGGCGCTGATCCAGAGCATCTCCAACGCGGCGCAGCAACAGACCACCTCGGCGGGACAGATTTCGCTGACCATGAACGTGATCCAGCAGATCACCAGCCAGACCTCGTCCGGCTCAACCGCCACGGCCGAGAGCATCGGCAACCTGGCGAAAATGGCCAGCCAGCTGCGCCGCTCGGTGTCGGGGTTTACTTTGCCGGCGGCGCCTGTGGCGGATGAGGATAAGGTGTGA